The Candidatus Bathyarchaeota archaeon genomic interval TTAACGCCGTGTCAAGCCACCTAAAAGACCGCGCAGAAAAAATCCAGCTACTCCTTGCCAAACTCGCAGAGGTATCAGCAAAGAGTACCTTGATTGTGGTGGAAGGCAAAAAAGACGCCGAAGCCCTCCACGAATTAGGCATAAATGGCGCGGTTCTGACGGTGAAGACAGGCGGTAAATCCTTTCTTGAAGCCGCCGCCGAGTTAGAGGCGCTTGGCGTGGCTGAGGTTGTTTT includes:
- a CDS encoding toprim domain-containing protein, whose protein sequence is MSSHLKDRAEKIQLLLAKLAEVSAKSTLIVVEGKKDAEALHELGINGAVLTVKTGGKSFLEAAAELEALGVAEVVLLLDFDRRGKEGSKRLQQELERQKIKVNVRFWHELHALVGREVQCIESLPAYLCTLQQKIA